CGTCTATCGGGTGATGCCGGCCGACGACCCGCGCCCGGAGCGGGCCTGGCGCCGCGCCATCGGCGATGCAGTACACGAAGCCGCCGCGCCGGCGCGCCCGCCGCGGCCCACCTGGCTGCTGCCGCAACCGGTGCCGCTGCACGAAACGCAGTTGCGCATCGTGTCCGGCCCGGAGCGCCTGGAAAGCGGTTGGTGGGACGACGACGAGGCACGACGCGACTACTACGTGGTGGAAACCGCGCGCGGTCGGCGCGCCTGGGTGTTCGCCGCGCCGGGCCGTGTGGATGGCTGGATGCTGCATGGGTGGTTTGCGTGACCGGACCCAGGCCCGTTCGCCTTACGTCCTGGCCGGCGCATCGCTGCGGCGGTGGCGCACGCGGCCCGCTTTTCGCGCAATCGGCAACAGGATCTGCAGGCGCACGATCTGCCGCGCACTGCAACGTCCGTGCAGGGTCGTGCGCTGCGCAAGAACTGTGTCCATGAGCTGGGACGACGCCGTCGATGGAGTGGACCGTGATACGCCCGGCGGGCGCATGCCGCGTGCCTGGACTGTGGCTGCACGCCTGCGCGCGGCCAATGACGATGTCACCCATGGGGAAGTCGCCGATGGGTTGCCCGCCTATGCCGAGCTGCATTGTCTGTCGGACTTCTCGTTCCTGCATGGCGCATCCAGTGCCGAGCAGCTGTTTTCCCGCGCACAGCACTGCGGCTACAGCGCGCTGGCGATCACCGACGAATGCTCGCTGGCCGGCATCGTGCGCGGCCTGGAGGCCTCGCGTGCCACCGGGGTGCGGCTGATCGTCGGCAGCGAATTCACCCTGGTCGATGGCACCCGCTTCGTGCTGCTGGTGGAACATGCGCAAGGCTATCCGCAGCTGTGCGCGCTGATCACCACCGCACGGCGCGCGGCAGGCAAGGGCGCCTATCGGTTGGGGCGCGCCGAGGTGGAGGCGCAGTTCCGCGCCGGGGTGCCGGGGGTGTTCGCGTTGTGGTTGCCCGGTGTGCAACCGCAGGCAGAGCAGGGCGCGTGGTTGCAGCAGGTGTTCGGCGAGCGCGCATTCGTGGCGGTGGAGCTGCACCGCGAACAGGACGACGTCGCGCGCCTGCAGGCGCTGCAATTGCTGGCCCAGCGCCTGGGCATGACCGCACTGGCCAGCGGCGATGTGCATATGGCGCAGCGCCGCGAGCGCATCGTGCAGGACACCCTGACCGCCATCCGCCACGGCCTGCCGCTGGCCGAATGCGGCGCGCACCTGTTCCGCAATGGCGAGCGGCATCTGCGCACCCGGCGCGCGCTGGGCAATATCTACCCGCCGGCCTTGCTGCAGGCCACGGTGGCATTGGCGCAGCGCTGCACCTTCGATATTTCCAAGCTCGAGTACACCTATCCCAGGGAGCTGGTGCCCGAAGGGCATACGCCTGCCAGTTATCTGCGTCAGCTCACCGAAGCCGGCATCCGCGAGCGCTGGCCGGATGGGGTGCCGAGCAAAATACGCGATGACATCGAACACGAACTGGAACTGATCGCCTACAAGAAGTACGAGGCATTTTTTCTCACCGTACAGGATGTGGTGCGATTCGCCCGGTCCAAAGCAATTCTGTGTCAGGGACGTGGGTCTTCGGCAAATTCGGCAGTCTGCTATGCGCTCGGCATCACCTCGGTGGATCCGATCAAGACACGATTGCTGATCTCGCGCTTCCTGTCCAAGGCGCGTAACGAGCCACCGGACATCGATGTGGATTTCGAGCACGAACGCCGTGAGGAAGTGCTGCAATACGTCTACAACAAATACGGACGCGAACGTGCAGCCCTTGCCGCCACGGTGATCTGCTATCGCGGCAAGAGCGCGGTGCGCGACGTGGCCAAGGCCTTCGGCCTGCCGCCGGACCAGATCGCGTTGCTGGCCAATTGCTATGGCTGGGGCAATGGCGACACGCCGATGGAGCAGCGCATCGAAGAAGCCGGCTTCGATCTGGCCAACCCGCTGATCAACAAGATCCTTGCAGTGACCGAGCATCTGCGCGATCACCCGCGCCATCTGTCGCAGCATGTCGGCGGGTTCGTGATCTCCGACGAGCCATTGTCGTTGCTGGTGCCGGTGGAAAACGCGGCCATGGCTAACCGCACCATCATCCAGTGGGACAAGGACGATCTGGAAACCATGCAGCTGCTCAAGGTCGATTGCCTGGCCCTGGGCATGCTCACCTGCATCCGCAAGACGCTGGATCTGGTAAGCGGCCACCGTGGTCGCGATTACACGCTGGTCACGCTGCCCGATGAGGATGCGCTTACCTACAAGATGATCCAGCGCGCCGACACCGTCGGCGTGTTCCAGATCGAATCGCGTGCGCAGATGGCGATGCTGCCGAGGCTCAAGCCTGCAAGGTTCTACGACCTGGTGATCGAAGTGGCGATCGTGCGACCAGGACCCATCCAGGGCGACATGGTGCACCCGTATCTGCAACGTCGCAAAGACAGCAGCCTGATCAGCTACCCCTCCGAAGGCGTAGAAAAGATTCTCCGACCGACCCTGGGAATTCCGCTGTTCCAGGAGCAGGTGATGGAACTGGTGATCCACGCAGGCTACGAGCCTGATGAGGCCGACAATCTGCGGCGTTCGATGGCAGCCTGGCGGCGCGGCGGCGATATGGAATCGCATCGCGTGCGCATACGTGCCCTCATGGAGGGCAGAGGCTACGCCTCCGCCTTCATCGACCAGATCTTCGAACAGATCAAGGGCTTCGGCTCCTACGGGTTTCCGCAAAGCCATGCCGCCTCGTTCGCCAAGCTGGTGTATGCCAGCTGCTGGCTCAAGCGTCACGAGCCGGCGGCGTTTGCCTGCGGCCTGCTCAATGCGCAGCCGATGGGGTTTTATTCGGCCAGCCAGATCGTGCAGGACGCGCGCCGCGGCAGCCCGGAGCGCCAGCCGGTGGAGGTGTTGCCGGTGGATGTGCTGCACAGCGACTGGGACAACATCCTGGTCGGCGGACGGCCGTGGCGCAGCGATGCAGATCCTGGCGAACAACCGGCGATCCGCCTTGGCATGCGGCAAGTCGCTGGATTATCAGAAGTGGTGGCACAGCGCATCGTCGCTGCACGCACGCAACGGGCGTTCGCCGATATCGGCGATCTCTGCCTGCGCGCGGCACTGGACGAAAAAGCGCGCCTGGCCCTGGCCGAAGCCGGCGCCTTGCAAGGCCTGGTGGGCAATCGCAACGCCGCGCGCTGGGCCATGGCCGGGGTGGAAGCACGCCGCCCGCTGTTGCCGGGCAGCCCGAAAGAGCGCCCGGTGGAGTTCGAGGCGCCGCGCGCGGGCGAAGAGATCCTGGCCGACTACCGCTCGGTCGGCCTGAGCCTGCGCCAGCACCCGATGGCGCTGCTGCGCCCGCAGATGCTGCAGCGGCGCATCCTGGGCCTGCGCGAGCTGCGGGGGCGGCGCCACGGCAGCGGCGTGCACGTGGCCGGGTTGGTCACCCAGCGCCAGCGGCCGGCCACTGCCAAGGGCACCATCTTCGTCACCCTGGAAGACGAACACGGCATGATCAACGTCATCGTCTGGGCGCATCTGGCGCTGCGCCGCCGCCGCGCGTTGCTGGAATCGCGCCTGCTCGCCGTGCGCGGCCGTTGGGAACGCGTGGACGGCGTGGAGCACCTGATCGCCGGCGATCTGCACGACCTCAGCGACCTGCTCGGCCAGATGCAGCTGCCCTCGCGCGATTTCCACTAACCACAGCCAACCCTATCGCTGCGTGGGCGGCGAGGGCTGACGCCGCCCGTGCCCCGAGTCGGCATACAACACCTGACGACCAAGGTGACTGCCCGCTATGCGCATCCACCGACGGCCGCCTGCAACCC
The window above is part of the Xanthomonas cassavae CFBP 4642 genome. Proteins encoded here:
- a CDS encoding error-prone DNA polymerase, translated to MSWDDAVDGVDRDTPGGRMPRAWTVAARLRAANDDVTHGEVADGLPAYAELHCLSDFSFLHGASSAEQLFSRAQHCGYSALAITDECSLAGIVRGLEASRATGVRLIVGSEFTLVDGTRFVLLVEHAQGYPQLCALITTARRAAGKGAYRLGRAEVEAQFRAGVPGVFALWLPGVQPQAEQGAWLQQVFGERAFVAVELHREQDDVARLQALQLLAQRLGMTALASGDVHMAQRRERIVQDTLTAIRHGLPLAECGAHLFRNGERHLRTRRALGNIYPPALLQATVALAQRCTFDISKLEYTYPRELVPEGHTPASYLRQLTEAGIRERWPDGVPSKIRDDIEHELELIAYKKYEAFFLTVQDVVRFARSKAILCQGRGSSANSAVCYALGITSVDPIKTRLLISRFLSKARNEPPDIDVDFEHERREEVLQYVYNKYGRERAALAATVICYRGKSAVRDVAKAFGLPPDQIALLANCYGWGNGDTPMEQRIEEAGFDLANPLINKILAVTEHLRDHPRHLSQHVGGFVISDEPLSLLVPVENAAMANRTIIQWDKDDLETMQLLKVDCLALGMLTCIRKTLDLVSGHRGRDYTLVTLPDEDALTYKMIQRADTVGVFQIESRAQMAMLPRLKPARFYDLVIEVAIVRPGPIQGDMVHPYLQRRKDSSLISYPSEGVEKILRPTLGIPLFQEQVMELVIHAGYEPDEADNLRRSMAAWRRGGDMESHRVRIRALMEGRGYASAFIDQIFEQIKGFGSYGFPQSHAASFAKLVYASCWLKRHEPAAFACGLLNAQPMGFYSASQIVQDARRGSPERQPVEVLPVDVLHSDWDNILVGGRPWRSDADPGEQPAIRLGMRQVAGLSEVVAQRIVAARTQRAFADIGDLCLRAALDEKARLALAEAGALQGLVGNRNAARWAMAGVEARRPLLPGSPKERPVEFEAPRAGEEILADYRSVGLSLRQHPMALLRPQMLQRRILGLRELRGRRHGSGVHVAGLVTQRQRPATAKGTIFVTLEDEHGMINVIVWAHLALRRRRALLESRLLAVRGRWERVDGVEHLIAGDLHDLSDLLGQMQLPSRDFH